From a region of the Candidatus Eremiobacteraceae bacterium genome:
- a CDS encoding flagellar biosynthesis protein FlhA, whose amino-acid sequence MTTGSARGGRVLVAAVLSIVAMLVVPLPPFLLDALLALDVMAACAVLVTALSVQDPLELSAFPSLVLIATLFRLSLDVSATRLILTQGDVPGGAGTVIPAFGEFVMRGNVVVGLLLFVILLVVQLAVVANGTQRVAEVAARFTLDAMPGKQMAIDADLHAGLIDAPAARARRRAVQAEADFYGAMDGAGKFVRGDAIAAVVIVAVNLVAGFAIGVLQKHLDAGAAVQTFALLSIGNALATTLPAFLISTAAGVMVTRAASDAALGDDLARQLSAHPGAMRSVGGAMLVLAFVPGTPHFAFGALGLAGLGIAHASLRSNERRARATAAEDAQRRRADARKPENAVALVGVDQLSIDVGEALLPLLDEPAGSSLLARIASVRTKIALELGVVLPGVRVRDDLRLPPRGYAIRVRDRVAVRGELHADRALAIGTRPALSQLPGESAQDPVTGADARWVEAGTVAHAAATAGAITVDPIGVLASALASAVRANAHAFLGRQEVQALLDHVRRTHPAAIKGVVPEVASLGLVQRVLQHLVREAVSIRDIVAVLETIADEAESTKDASMIGEAARRRLAPSICSDIADRDGTIRAIALGPELEQLLTGALLQTEGGPLFGLGPEIADRLRVSLSGVAARRGGAVVIVCGRHVRPALARFAEIAGVRATVLAIDEVAPGYALAIEEGLAT is encoded by the coding sequence TTGACGACAGGCTCCGCTCGCGGCGGCCGCGTGCTTGTCGCCGCCGTGCTTTCGATCGTCGCGATGCTGGTGGTGCCGCTGCCGCCGTTCTTGCTCGACGCATTGCTCGCACTCGACGTCATGGCCGCATGCGCCGTGCTGGTCACGGCGTTATCGGTGCAGGATCCGCTCGAGCTCTCGGCATTTCCGTCGCTCGTGCTCATCGCCACGCTCTTCAGGTTAAGCCTCGACGTCTCCGCGACGCGTCTCATCCTCACACAAGGCGACGTGCCTGGCGGCGCGGGCACGGTGATTCCGGCGTTCGGCGAGTTCGTCATGCGCGGCAACGTCGTTGTCGGCCTCTTGCTATTCGTCATCCTGCTCGTCGTCCAATTGGCGGTCGTCGCAAATGGAACGCAGCGGGTGGCCGAGGTGGCCGCGCGCTTCACGCTCGACGCGATGCCGGGCAAGCAGATGGCGATCGACGCCGATCTCCACGCCGGACTCATCGACGCGCCCGCGGCGCGCGCGCGGCGTCGCGCGGTGCAAGCGGAGGCCGACTTCTACGGCGCGATGGACGGCGCCGGGAAGTTCGTGCGGGGCGATGCGATCGCAGCCGTCGTCATCGTCGCGGTCAATCTGGTCGCAGGTTTTGCGATCGGCGTGCTTCAAAAACATTTGGACGCCGGTGCCGCCGTGCAGACCTTTGCGCTGCTTTCCATTGGCAATGCGCTCGCCACGACGTTGCCGGCATTTCTCATCTCGACGGCGGCCGGCGTCATGGTCACGCGGGCGGCAAGCGACGCCGCGCTCGGCGATGATCTCGCACGCCAGTTATCGGCCCACCCAGGCGCGATGCGTTCGGTCGGCGGCGCCATGCTCGTGCTCGCGTTCGTCCCCGGCACGCCCCACTTCGCGTTCGGCGCGCTTGGCCTCGCCGGCTTGGGCATCGCGCATGCATCGCTGCGGTCCAACGAGCGGCGCGCGCGCGCCACGGCTGCCGAAGATGCGCAGCGCCGCCGCGCCGACGCCCGCAAACCGGAAAACGCCGTCGCGCTTGTCGGCGTCGACCAGCTCAGCATCGATGTCGGCGAGGCGCTCTTGCCGCTTCTCGACGAGCCGGCAGGGTCGTCGTTGCTCGCGCGGATCGCAAGCGTACGCACGAAAATCGCGCTCGAACTCGGCGTTGTGCTTCCCGGCGTTCGCGTGCGCGACGATCTGCGTTTGCCGCCGCGAGGTTATGCGATCCGCGTGCGTGACCGCGTCGCTGTCCGCGGCGAACTGCACGCAGACCGCGCGCTCGCCATCGGCACGCGGCCGGCGCTGTCGCAGTTGCCGGGCGAATCGGCGCAAGATCCCGTGACGGGCGCCGATGCCCGCTGGGTCGAGGCCGGCACGGTCGCACACGCGGCCGCAACGGCAGGAGCCATCACGGTCGACCCCATCGGCGTTCTTGCGTCGGCGTTGGCAAGCGCGGTGCGGGCGAACGCGCACGCCTTTCTTGGCAGGCAGGAAGTCCAGGCTTTGCTCGATCACGTCCGCCGCACGCATCCGGCCGCGATCAAAGGCGTCGTGCCGGAAGTGGCGAGTCTCGGACTCGTGCAGCGCGTTCTTCAACATCTCGTACGCGAAGCCGTCTCGATCCGAGACATCGTGGCCGTGCTCGAGACGATCGCGGACGAAGCCGAATCCACCAAAGACGCATCAATGATCGGCGAAGCCGCGCGTCGCAGGCTCGCGCCTTCGATCTGTTCGGACATCGCAGACCGCGACGGAACCATTCGCGCGATCGCGCTTGGACCCGAACTCGAACAGCTCTTGACGGGCGCGCTCCTGCAGACCGAAGGTGGTCCGCTTTTCGGGCTTGGTCCAGAGATCGCGGACCGTCTGCGTGTATCGCTTTCTGGCGTCGCAGCGCGCCGGGGCGGCGCCGTCGTCATCGTCTGCGGGCGCCACGTGCGGCCCGCGCTCGCGCGATTTGCGGAGATCGCGGGCGTGCGTGCGACCGTGCTTGCCATCGACGAAGTGGCGCCGGGGTATGCGCTCGCCATCGAAGAAGGCTTGGCGACATGA
- a CDS encoding EscU/YscU/HrcU family type III secretion system export apparatus switch protein, translating into MSGDDERTLPPTQRRLAKARSQGNAARSAGAVAALTVTACAVVAATCGHATAWWMEIARESALHAAAAAHEDASALSRPAATLLRAAAPWSAIGCAWVCAVSATFISAGLCGGVSPSVAALRIDGDRLSWAGGAKKLATADFAGAGVALAGAAAIVFSAAAAVHAWAGIASQRFDFGADMTAFGAALADTWRRAAPIALLVGAADIVLARHRHMSGLRMTPREVKEERADNEGRPEIKARRRHAAAKRARGVRISAVRNATAVVTNPTHISIALRYCPPEIDVPVVVARGADLMASLLRGAAETYGVPIVEAPELARLLYARAEADCPIPEEAYAAVAAVFAWIMRTRGALPGAQAGLDDRESVAT; encoded by the coding sequence ATGAGCGGCGACGACGAGCGCACGCTACCGCCGACGCAGCGCCGCCTCGCGAAGGCGCGCTCGCAAGGCAATGCCGCTAGGAGCGCAGGTGCGGTAGCCGCACTGACGGTCACGGCGTGCGCAGTTGTGGCGGCGACGTGTGGTCACGCGACGGCGTGGTGGATGGAGATCGCGCGCGAGTCTGCGCTGCATGCCGCTGCGGCGGCGCATGAAGACGCGTCCGCATTGAGCCGGCCGGCGGCAACGTTGCTTCGCGCCGCGGCGCCGTGGTCCGCCATCGGCTGCGCATGGGTGTGCGCGGTGTCTGCGACATTCATTTCCGCAGGGTTGTGCGGCGGCGTGTCGCCCAGCGTGGCGGCGCTGCGCATCGACGGCGATCGGCTATCATGGGCCGGGGGCGCGAAAAAGCTCGCGACTGCCGACTTTGCCGGCGCGGGCGTCGCGCTTGCCGGTGCAGCGGCGATCGTCTTCTCTGCCGCGGCGGCGGTGCACGCATGGGCAGGCATCGCATCGCAGCGGTTCGACTTCGGCGCCGACATGACGGCGTTCGGCGCCGCGCTTGCGGACACGTGGCGCCGCGCGGCGCCGATCGCACTGCTCGTCGGCGCCGCCGACATCGTGCTTGCGCGGCACCGGCACATGAGCGGGCTGCGCATGACGCCGCGCGAAGTGAAAGAAGAGCGCGCCGACAATGAAGGCCGCCCGGAGATCAAAGCGCGGCGCAGGCATGCGGCTGCGAAGCGCGCGCGCGGCGTACGGATCAGCGCCGTAAGAAACGCGACCGCCGTGGTGACCAATCCCACGCACATATCCATCGCGCTTCGCTATTGTCCGCCGGAGATCGACGTGCCGGTCGTCGTCGCGCGCGGCGCCGACCTCATGGCGTCGCTCTTGCGCGGCGCCGCGGAGACATATGGGGTGCCGATCGTGGAAGCGCCCGAGCTCGCCCGCTTGCTCTATGCGCGGGCGGAAGCCGACTGCCCGATACCTGAGGAGGCATACGCGGCGGTGGCAGCAGTCTTCGCGTGGATAATGAGAACGCGCGGCGCGCTTCCGGGTGCGCAGGCCGGCCTGGACGATCGGGAATCCGTAGCGACTTGA
- a CDS encoding flagellar biosynthetic protein FliR, protein MIGHEDIALALGFAHTAAFAAAMPLGRSRAVPRVVRVVIALCLAPAAASAQHSDAESFRDWSAFAVAALVNAAHGAAIGLCATIVAGAAAAAGGLIDAAVASQSGPVRDVFGESGPAGLLCTSAFGWFFFGGAFNRLVQVCIAPDYHAIGASVVAALASACVQIALAAAGPAIVAQAFATAAAGGISRLAPRINGMFLGAPIGSMLVIASLIVGAGALVSALDAIAWRAAAAVGAHG, encoded by the coding sequence GTGATAGGGCACGAAGATATCGCGCTCGCGCTCGGATTCGCGCACACCGCTGCCTTCGCGGCTGCCATGCCGCTCGGTCGTTCGCGCGCGGTGCCGCGCGTCGTCCGGGTCGTGATCGCGTTGTGCTTGGCCCCCGCTGCCGCGAGCGCGCAGCATTCGGATGCCGAAAGCTTTCGCGACTGGAGCGCGTTCGCCGTCGCAGCGCTCGTCAATGCGGCACACGGCGCAGCCATCGGACTGTGCGCGACGATCGTCGCAGGCGCGGCGGCAGCGGCCGGCGGACTCATCGACGCGGCGGTGGCGTCTCAATCCGGCCCCGTGCGCGACGTCTTCGGCGAGTCCGGTCCGGCAGGGCTGCTCTGCACGTCGGCATTCGGTTGGTTCTTCTTCGGCGGCGCGTTCAACAGGCTCGTGCAGGTATGCATAGCGCCCGATTATCATGCCATCGGCGCGTCCGTCGTCGCCGCCTTGGCAAGCGCCTGCGTTCAGATCGCACTCGCGGCTGCCGGTCCCGCCATCGTCGCGCAAGCGTTTGCGACGGCGGCCGCAGGCGGCATCTCGCGTTTGGCGCCGCGCATCAACGGGATGTTCCTCGGCGCACCGATCGGTTCGATGCTGGTCATCGCTTCGCTCATCGTCGGCGCGGGCGCGTTGGTGTCGGCGCTCGATGCCATCGCCTGGCGCGCCGCCGCGGCGGTAGGCGCGCACGGATGA
- a CDS encoding flagellar biosynthetic protein FliQ, with protein MPAVAQSLFLAAMQTAALIAMPVVALVGCVGVAVGIVQTVVQVQDQNISFFPKLLAIAWAAGVFGPAAFALLADLFYTVMRALPELARA; from the coding sequence ATGCCGGCCGTAGCACAATCACTGTTCCTCGCCGCCATGCAGACGGCCGCGCTCATCGCCATGCCGGTGGTGGCGCTTGTCGGGTGCGTCGGCGTCGCCGTCGGCATCGTGCAAACGGTCGTCCAAGTGCAGGATCAAAATATCTCGTTTTTTCCCAAGCTGTTGGCGATCGCGTGGGCTGCGGGCGTGTTTGGGCCCGCCGCGTTCGCCCTGCTCGCCGACCTGTTCTATACGGTGATGCGCGCGCTGCCCGAGCTCGCACGCGCGTGA
- a CDS encoding flagellar type III secretion system pore protein FliP, with product MISVSSAVHTLAPHAAAAPQAGTPVDLIVGFFALSIVPLLAVAATSFTRIIVVLGLLRAALGAPSLPPNAVLAALAIMLTAAIMAPTLARVDDDAVRPYLAHRLTPAQAIERGSEPLRAFMLRQARPSDVAAFTRMAREKTGAPAQAAFVAVAPAFLVGELRAAFAMGFALALPFAVIDMVTAAVLMSLGMFMVSPATLSLPLKLLLFVAVDGWTLVAGALAASYR from the coding sequence GTGATCTCCGTTTCGTCCGCTGTGCACACGCTCGCGCCGCACGCCGCGGCCGCGCCGCAGGCCGGCACGCCCGTCGATCTCATCGTCGGATTTTTCGCCCTTTCCATCGTGCCGCTCTTGGCGGTCGCCGCCACTTCGTTCACGCGCATCATCGTCGTGCTCGGCCTGCTACGCGCCGCGCTCGGTGCGCCGTCGTTGCCGCCGAACGCAGTGCTGGCTGCGCTGGCCATCATGCTCACCGCCGCGATCATGGCGCCCACCCTTGCGCGCGTCGACGATGATGCGGTCCGGCCGTATCTCGCGCACCGGCTCACGCCGGCGCAAGCTATCGAGCGTGGTTCGGAACCATTGCGGGCATTCATGTTGCGCCAGGCGCGGCCGTCGGACGTCGCCGCCTTCACCCGCATGGCTCGGGAGAAGACCGGAGCGCCGGCGCAAGCCGCGTTCGTCGCCGTCGCGCCGGCTTTCTTGGTCGGCGAACTGCGGGCAGCATTCGCGATGGGCTTTGCCTTGGCGCTTCCGTTCGCGGTCATCGACATGGTGACCGCAGCAGTGCTGATGTCGCTCGGGATGTTCATGGTCTCGCCGGCGACGCTCTCTTTGCCGCTCAAACTTCTGCTCTTCGTCGCCGTCGACGGGTGGACGCTCGTAGCCGGAGCACTTGCCGCATCGTACCGGTGA
- a CDS encoding FliM/FliN family flagellar motor C-terminal domain-containing protein, with translation MTLAALNSVALDVRVVLGRASVRVADVLGFAPGVVVPLDAAPDAPVALLVNGVAIAHGDIVVTQDGSLAVEIAALATPREQLS, from the coding sequence TTGACCCTCGCCGCTTTGAACTCGGTCGCGCTTGACGTGCGAGTCGTGCTCGGCCGCGCTTCCGTGCGCGTGGCGGATGTGCTCGGATTTGCGCCGGGCGTCGTCGTGCCGCTCGACGCCGCACCGGATGCACCGGTGGCGCTTTTGGTCAACGGCGTTGCGATCGCGCACGGTGATATCGTCGTGACGCAAGACGGTTCGCTGGCCGTTGAGATCGCGGCGCTCGCAACGCCGCGCGAACAGCTCTCGTGA
- a CDS encoding FliM/FliN family flagellar motor switch protein translates to MRRPSWPRSGSRVRNTPSAPIVLEELSRRVADNAPGALHRRMDVAYAQAERGGYAPSPLGDRAWRVAQAETIAWCIVDFESQAALLEAVLGGPGAVRPTSIERAIVAETMERLFLRAGSPESQLAECERERPLHEQWWRCNVDLTPRSGRSATLQLFAPPAPADRSNPVADNADGVPDLQAVPIMLSVEVAPVAVTLADILGWRPGTIVPLPRGSLGAVNICANPDVRLARGRAGAASDEAGCAVRALEIAAVQCGDAA, encoded by the coding sequence TTGCGCCGCCCATCATGGCCTCGTTCGGGCAGCCGCGTCCGCAACACGCCTTCGGCGCCGATCGTGCTCGAAGAGCTCAGCCGCCGCGTTGCGGACAACGCGCCCGGCGCACTGCACCGGCGCATGGACGTCGCGTATGCGCAAGCCGAACGCGGCGGCTACGCGCCATCACCGCTCGGCGACCGCGCATGGCGCGTTGCGCAAGCCGAGACCATCGCTTGGTGCATCGTCGATTTCGAATCGCAGGCAGCGCTGCTCGAAGCCGTGCTCGGCGGACCCGGCGCAGTACGGCCAACGTCTATCGAGCGCGCGATCGTCGCTGAAACGATGGAGCGTCTTTTCCTACGTGCGGGTTCGCCGGAATCGCAACTCGCCGAATGCGAACGCGAAAGGCCGCTTCACGAGCAGTGGTGGCGGTGCAACGTCGATCTCACCCCCCGCAGTGGCCGCTCGGCCACGCTGCAGCTGTTCGCGCCGCCCGCGCCGGCAGACCGCAGCAACCCGGTCGCAGACAATGCAGACGGCGTGCCCGATCTGCAAGCAGTGCCCATCATGTTGTCTGTCGAGGTCGCGCCGGTCGCGGTCACGCTCGCCGACATCTTAGGGTGGCGACCGGGTACGATCGTGCCGTTGCCGCGCGGATCGCTCGGCGCCGTGAACATCTGCGCAAATCCCGATGTGCGGCTTGCGCGAGGGCGGGCGGGCGCAGCCTCCGATGAGGCTGGCTGTGCGGTGCGGGCGCTCGAGATCGCCGCAGTCCAGTGCGGCGACGCAGCGTGA
- a CDS encoding ABC transporter ATP-binding protein: MDLSIDIASDAPFAIDARFDVARGRTLALVGESGAGKTTVLRLIAGFARPDRGRIRCGDSVWFDAASRIFAEPHTRSIGMTFSRGALFGEMTALENVMFGPRAAGWRLDEARARGVEALDLTGAASLSARRAATLSAGETQRVALARAIALRPEVLLLDEPLSSVDVHARAGLRAALSAAVRATGAATVLVTHDPAEALLLADGIAVLEGGRIVQQGSGEDLRRAPATPYVAAFAGVNLFTGTARALDDGTSEVAVGQAIFVVHGAWTGAVALVVDPDAVTLSRDERATSARNRLSGLVDLMSPDGSAVRVGIASVPPIVARITAASAAALELAPGVHLYASFKAGEARVS; the protein is encoded by the coding sequence ATGGATCTCTCGATCGACATCGCCTCCGATGCGCCGTTCGCCATCGACGCGCGCTTCGACGTTGCGCGCGGGCGGACGCTCGCGCTCGTCGGCGAGAGCGGCGCCGGCAAGACCACCGTCTTGCGGCTCATCGCGGGATTCGCGCGGCCGGATCGCGGCCGGATCAGATGCGGCGACTCGGTGTGGTTCGACGCCGCGTCGCGCATCTTCGCGGAGCCGCATACGCGCAGCATCGGCATGACGTTTTCGCGCGGCGCGCTGTTCGGCGAGATGACCGCGCTCGAGAACGTGATGTTCGGCCCGCGCGCGGCCGGCTGGCGTTTGGACGAAGCGAGAGCGCGCGGTGTTGAAGCGCTCGACCTCACCGGTGCCGCCAGTCTCAGCGCGCGCCGCGCTGCAACGCTTTCGGCCGGCGAAACGCAACGCGTCGCGCTTGCGCGCGCTATCGCACTTCGTCCGGAGGTCTTGCTGCTCGATGAACCGCTGTCGTCCGTGGACGTCCACGCCCGCGCCGGACTGCGGGCGGCGCTTAGCGCAGCGGTGCGCGCGACCGGCGCGGCTACCGTGCTCGTCACCCATGATCCCGCCGAAGCGCTGCTTCTGGCCGACGGCATCGCGGTGCTGGAAGGTGGGCGCATCGTGCAACAGGGGAGCGGCGAAGACCTTCGCCGCGCACCCGCCACCCCGTACGTGGCCGCTTTCGCCGGCGTGAATCTATTCACGGGCACGGCGCGCGCGCTCGACGACGGCACGAGCGAGGTCGCAGTCGGTCAGGCAATATTTGTGGTGCACGGCGCATGGACGGGCGCCGTCGCGCTGGTCGTCGACCCCGACGCAGTGACCCTTTCGCGCGACGAACGCGCGACGTCGGCACGCAATCGCTTGAGCGGTCTCGTGGATCTCATGTCGCCGGACGGAAGCGCCGTGCGCGTGGGAATAGCGTCGGTGCCGCCGATCGTTGCGCGCATCACCGCCGCGTCGGCGGCTGCGCTCGAGCTGGCGCCGGGCGTGCACTTGTACGCGAGCTTCAAAGCGGGCGAAGCGCGAGTTTCGTAG
- the modB gene encoding molybdate ABC transporter permease subunit, whose amino-acid sequence MKIESLRGESAAGRAVRPRAVARDSAMGAVAIALAALFGAFTGLPLAALLLRLPVASLADMMHQPIVIQALRLSFETTCAAAALTVLGGTPLAALLTRDFRGRDALASLITLPLVLPPVVAGLGLLLAFGRAGLLGHVLSIFGIQVPFSTAAVVLAQTFVAAPLYINAARSAFARADRELLDAAASLRASPVYAFTRVAIPPALPALGAGLSMSAARGLGEFGATITFAGNLPGVTQTMPLAAYAAAQSDMDAAVAISVVLACASYGALLAAGALSRVGR is encoded by the coding sequence ATGAAGATTGAAAGCCTGCGCGGCGAGAGCGCCGCCGGCCGGGCTGTCCGGCCGCGCGCCGTGGCCCGCGATTCGGCGATGGGAGCCGTCGCGATTGCGCTGGCCGCGCTCTTCGGCGCCTTCACCGGCCTGCCGCTCGCCGCGTTGCTGCTGCGCTTGCCGGTCGCGTCGCTTGCCGACATGATGCACCAGCCCATCGTGATCCAAGCACTCCGTCTTTCGTTTGAAACGACCTGCGCCGCGGCCGCGCTCACGGTGCTCGGCGGCACGCCGCTTGCGGCATTGCTGACCCGCGACTTCCGCGGCCGGGATGCGCTCGCGTCGCTCATCACGCTGCCGCTCGTGCTGCCGCCGGTGGTGGCAGGTTTGGGTTTGCTGCTGGCATTTGGGCGCGCGGGTCTGCTCGGACACGTGCTCTCGATCTTCGGCATCCAAGTCCCGTTCAGCACGGCCGCCGTCGTGCTCGCGCAGACGTTCGTGGCCGCGCCGCTCTACATCAACGCCGCACGATCCGCCTTTGCGCGCGCGGACCGCGAGTTGTTGGACGCGGCGGCGTCGCTGCGCGCATCGCCAGTCTACGCGTTCACGCGCGTCGCGATTCCGCCGGCGCTGCCCGCGCTGGGCGCTGGCCTTTCCATGTCCGCCGCGCGCGGGCTCGGCGAATTCGGCGCGACCATCACGTTCGCGGGCAATCTTCCGGGCGTCACGCAGACGATGCCGCTTGCCGCCTACGCCGCGGCGCAGTCCGACATGGATGCGGCCGTCGCGATCTCCGTCGTGCTCGCGTGCGCGTCGTACGGCGCGCTGCTCGCCGCCGGCGCGCTCTCGCGCGTGGGCCGGTAG
- a CDS encoding TetR/AcrR family transcriptional regulator, with protein MANRRQHIIESAADIVYRKGFAGTTVDDMLRAAGVGKGNFYHYFRSKDDLGLAIVDELGKALNGPTLDEVFSHSKSPLQRLTDYIALVRERRHADNCGDALANLAAELGHVERFGERIRRAYAALIDRFEALVTEIAIETGSTADARVLARALVVQIDGACLLFKVDGDVAAFDASLATIAPALMAFVRVSAPSPENVRPNPIRRT; from the coding sequence GTGGCCAATCGCAGGCAACATATCATCGAATCGGCCGCCGACATCGTATATCGCAAAGGTTTCGCGGGAACGACCGTGGACGACATGCTTCGCGCGGCGGGCGTCGGCAAAGGCAACTTCTATCACTACTTCAGAAGCAAGGACGATCTTGGTCTTGCGATCGTCGACGAACTCGGGAAAGCGCTGAACGGGCCGACGCTCGATGAAGTATTTTCGCATTCCAAATCGCCGCTGCAAAGGCTGACCGACTACATCGCGCTCGTACGCGAGCGCCGCCATGCAGATAATTGCGGCGATGCGCTCGCGAATCTCGCGGCGGAGCTCGGTCACGTCGAGCGGTTCGGCGAGCGGATCCGGCGCGCGTACGCCGCCCTGATCGACCGGTTCGAGGCGCTCGTCACGGAGATCGCGATTGAGACCGGTTCGACCGCGGATGCACGCGTGCTAGCGCGGGCGCTCGTCGTGCAGATCGACGGCGCGTGTCTCCTTTTCAAAGTCGACGGCGACGTCGCGGCGTTCGACGCCTCGCTCGCCACGATAGCTCCGGCGCTGATGGCATTCGTCCGCGTTTCGGCTCCGTCGCCTGAGAACGTCCGCCCAAATCCGATACGGCGTACTTGA
- a CDS encoding HEAT repeat domain-containing protein, whose amino-acid sequence MKIAPSPKPKFTAPPASAASGTPEGIIGPLERNRKTSPSAFAKYILSDDTALAARAMLGLGRLDNPAAIPMVVAALADKTRPAQIRQMAAFALGLLGTRQAIPPLVTATRDDDSMVVGLAADALGRIGADAAISPLSRLLSNRDSYIRSRTAIGLGEAGLASAKTPLTNSARTTGGRALGTAFRTEADPEVRWRLAWAIARGYYGMSAPVLRTMLNDREPLVRRLGVYGLGKIKDRANVTAVRLLVRDPSWRVRVEVRNALKALRDPTPVDVTPPPVPASDKFEPKAVLTSSPLGSHPQVAFVTTAGTFVIELFPDQAAYQVDNFANLVDRGFYNNTAFFRVIADFVIQGGDPTNRGDGDAGYTIPAELNPLEQLTGVVALGLNYDSKSNTPLLDSGGSQYYVTQSPQLHLDAAFSTFGRVVKGLAVVDAIREHDPNNRDRLYDIALKVYRCVPVTAQTDEVERRIRTDEIGYDPQ is encoded by the coding sequence ATGAAAATCGCGCCCTCGCCAAAGCCGAAATTCACGGCACCGCCTGCGAGCGCCGCATCCGGGACGCCAGAGGGCATCATCGGGCCGCTCGAGCGCAATCGCAAGACGTCGCCGTCTGCGTTTGCGAAATACATTTTGTCCGACGATACGGCGCTTGCCGCGCGCGCGATGCTGGGCCTTGGACGCCTCGATAATCCGGCGGCGATACCGATGGTGGTCGCAGCGCTCGCCGACAAGACAAGGCCCGCGCAGATTCGTCAAATGGCCGCGTTCGCGCTTGGACTGCTCGGCACTCGTCAAGCGATTCCGCCGCTCGTCACGGCGACGCGCGATGACGATTCGATGGTGGTGGGGCTGGCGGCCGATGCGTTGGGCCGCATCGGCGCGGACGCCGCGATCAGCCCGCTTTCGCGACTGCTATCCAATCGCGACTCCTACATCCGCTCGCGCACGGCTATCGGTCTTGGCGAGGCCGGTCTCGCCTCGGCGAAGACGCCGCTGACGAATTCCGCGCGAACCACCGGCGGCCGCGCGCTCGGGACTGCGTTTCGCACCGAAGCGGATCCCGAAGTCCGCTGGCGTCTCGCGTGGGCTATCGCGCGCGGTTACTACGGCATGTCGGCGCCGGTGCTTCGCACGATGTTGAACGATCGCGAACCGCTCGTGCGCCGCCTCGGCGTTTACGGTCTCGGCAAGATCAAAGATCGCGCGAACGTCACCGCGGTCCGGCTGCTCGTGCGCGATCCGTCGTGGCGCGTGCGCGTCGAAGTCCGCAACGCGCTCAAAGCGCTGCGGGACCCAACGCCGGTCGACGTGACGCCGCCGCCCGTGCCCGCCTCCGACAAGTTCGAACCGAAAGCGGTGCTCACGAGCTCACCGCTCGGCTCGCATCCGCAAGTCGCGTTCGTGACCACCGCGGGCACGTTCGTCATCGAGTTGTTCCCCGATCAGGCCGCCTATCAAGTGGACAACTTCGCGAACCTCGTAGACCGCGGATTCTACAACAACACCGCGTTCTTCCGCGTCATCGCCGACTTTGTGATCCAGGGCGGCGATCCGACCAACCGTGGCGACGGTGACGCAGGTTACACTATTCCCGCCGAGCTCAATCCGCTCGAGCAACTGACGGGTGTCGTCGCGCTTGGATTGAATTATGATTCGAAGTCGAATACACCGCTGCTCGATTCCGGAGGTAGCCAGTACTACGTGACGCAGTCGCCGCAATTACATCTCGACGCCGCGTTCTCGACGTTCGGACGCGTTGTGAAGGGGTTGGCAGTGGTGGATGCGATTCGCGAACATGACCCGAACAATCGAGACCGGTTATACGACATCGCGCTCAAAGTCTACCGTTGCGTGCCGGTGACGGCGCAGACGGACGAAGTAGAGCGCCGGATTCGGACAGATGAAATAGGATACGACCCGCAGTAA